Sequence from the Rutidosis leptorrhynchoides isolate AG116_Rl617_1_P2 chromosome 3, CSIRO_AGI_Rlap_v1, whole genome shotgun sequence genome:
GTCCTGGTCTCTTTTGTTTGCTCCAAGGCTTAGGTtgcatggttttttttttttttttgaacaacgattgagatcacccgaggggactaaaccacccgttgcgatcatctcccgataGGTTGCATGGTTATGTTGTTTTGTTTGTGTTGTATTTGGTGGGTTCTCTTGGCTCGTTGTTTTTTAGATCCTGTTTAACCGTTAGTTGTTCGTGTTCTTTAAGTGCGAGCTTTAAGTTGCGTTGAGTTGTGATCTTTGTTTAGTTCTTTCACATTGTGATGAAAGTTCGTTGAATCCTTATGATATGTTGGTTTTTTTGTGTGGAAAAAAGTGGTCATAACGTAGGGATGGCAATTGATCGGATATGGATTGGGTGAGGTcgtatccatatccgtatccatttatttttttaatccctatccacatccatatcaatttataaaaattccatccatccatatccatatccgtcgggtgaagcgggttaatggataatcatctatatccatttcaatttattttatttttaacaatttatatttttaaagaaaataaacgaaacttgaatataattaatgaaatatcactacataaatgatattaattcgagtgataaatttatatatttagttatttcgggtgaaagcgggttcatccattgATGAAACTttttatccatatccatatccatttcggttcatccatatccgcattcatatccatttagatcgtccatatccacgttTAATCGAGTGGATCGGGTGAATATCTACTGAATCGAGTATTCATTGCCATCCTAATTGTAGTAATACGACACATTTCTATTCTATTTATTTACATTAAACGAGTAAATATCTGGTGCTAATCAGTAttaactagtccggatccggcccgcgcgatgcggcgggggattTCGGcttgtgtattcatatttaacgtagcgttgtgtatttacagcccatgtcttaagcgccgttttagatgtcgttattTTAAgcgtttttaaaaagtgtccgtttcgaacgtagttagtttcgttttgttaaaaaaaaaaaccgagtgtaacggtgttgtcggaaaaatttaacttgcgtcgaacagaaagatacgggctgtcgttgtgttaagcgttttctAAAAAGTGCCTGTTTcgtgtatagttagtcccgttgggttcgtgagactttttcgagttgaacggtagtctcggaaaaatttaactagcaccgagcgagaagatatgacccgttataaattcgggagaATTAGTTTCttgtattttaataaaatgatatgtTTAatctttctacccctgaaaaagtatAAACTTGAGGGTTTGTTGTATAAATTGAGCTAAAGTTAAGGGATctattgtagtgtgaacgcaaacgcaAATGCAAACGCAGATGCAAAAATACAACCGAAAAATAACTAAAACTACTAATTTATTTGGCATGTagtttagtatataagggttaataattattagaaaaataaaaataaaaaccaaaAACGCGAGTTACATACAAGGGGAATATATATCTACCCCAAACACTCCGACTGCAAATTGCTACTGTCGTTAACTCACTTTCAATACCGTTTCCAAATGGCTGTCAATCATAACACCGCCGTTATCGCCTGGTTCGTCTCTCTTCCAAAACGCCGTCACACTCTGCCGTTAATCCTTCATGATTAGTAAAGTTATTTATtctttttcattatttatttattataattattaggggCTCGGGTGAAGACGGACAACTAGGACTTGGAGACAACGAAGAGAAAGAGTGGATTTCCCCAGTCACTTCTCTTAACTCCGTCACCGTTACTTCCGTCGTCGCTGGTAGCCGTAACTCTCTAGCCGTTTGCGATGACGGCAAGGTATCCTAataaataatactactactaaaagTTAAATGTACAAAAGATAATAATACAGTATGTGATTGTACTTTAATAATATTTACAAATCTTATCTAAAGTTAGTGGTTGTGGAGCTATaataaatgaaaatgaaaatgaaaattttataaTACGAATATACTAATCATTATGCAGCTGTGCTAGGGTTTCTCATAACTGTATCATTTTGTTTTTTAGTAGTACTAAAATGCTGCATATTTTTAATTTTGTTCATATAATTCGTTTCATTAGAATTGCAATGTGATGTATGTTTATCAGTTGTTTATGTGGGGTTGGAATCAAAGAGGGACGTTGGGGCATCAACCATCGACTAAAACTGAGAATGTTCCTAGTCAAGTTAAAGCTCTTGACAGTGTCAAGATTGTTCAGGTGAGTCGTGATTTGCCTAACGACTAAGATTAGGACTAGACAATGGTGCTCTTGTTTTATATATCATTTAGATTTATTTATTGGTTGTTGATTCAGGCAGCTATTGGCGGTTGGCATTGTTTGGCCGTCGATGATCAAGGCCGTGCTTACGCTTGGGGTATTTTTTCTGCTCTTATGTAGTTATGTTACACGTGTTTACCTTGTTTGTTATTTAATGCTTCTAAATGTAAGACAAATTAGCAAAGTTGGCGGTCCATAATCAATTTTAATAACTTCGGGTGATAATTGTGAATGGGTAGGTGGGAACGAGTATGGGCAGTGTGGTGAAGAGCTTGAGAAGAAAGGCGAGTCTGGTAGGACTCTGAGGAGAGATATTTTGATTCCTCAAAGATGTGCATCAAACCTTTCAGTTCGCCAGGTCTAATTTTAGTTTCCTTAAATTGAAAAGTTGTGTGacaatatttatttattgaattatTGTTTTACATAAGTTGACATTATATGCAGGTAGCTGCTGGTGGCACACATTCAGTGGTGCTGACATACGGAGGACATGTATGGACGTGGGGTCAACCGTGGCCACCTGGAGACATGTAAGTTGCTCATTTGGTTTTGTTTTTTATGCTagcctcaatttttttttttttttttggagtgaCTGATATTGCAAAAGAATTGTAGAAAACAAATTTCGACACCTGTGCGATTACAAGGCCTCGAGAAGGTTAAGTTGATTGCAGTCGGGGCTTTCCACAATTTGGCTCTTGTTGAGGAAGGAAATCTATGGGTTtggggaaataatgagtatggacaGTTGGGAACAGGGGATACGCAACCAAGATCACAACCAGTTCCTGTTCAAGGATTGTCTGGCGTCAAATTGGTTTGTTTCATTCTTACAACCTTAATATTCTGCCAAATAATCTACAAACTATAAATGACAAGTTGCCTCGAATGTAACTAACTTTTCTGATTTCTATTCTGATTTACGCTTTATTTGGGTCCACAGAAGGCTCAAATCTTctacctttatatgtttccaacaatgAAAAAACAAAGTCACAATGTTCAAAGTAATGGTCATCAGCTTGACTGGCTAACTGTGTTAGCTTAGTTTAAGTCTATTTTTGTGAAAAAATGAGTCTTTTGTTGAGTGAAAATAAGGGTATTACACAAAACTGAAATCAGACCAAAATTCGTCACCTTCTAAAGCAATTTACCTAACTATAAATTTTCTTATTTTCTTATTTCgtgataaccaaacaaatctttaaATTCATGTAACATCAGGTTGATGTTGCTGCTGGTGGTTGGCATTCTACCGCTTTAACAGAGGATGGAGAGGCTTGCATTCCATCTGTTTACAGATGTTCATATTTTTACAACTCATACCTAAAGTTCCACCTTTGTTATTGACCTTACCTTTCTGCTCACTCACTTGGCTAAAAATTGTTAAACTAAACTGCATTCTTCATTAGGTGTACGGTTGGGGCAGAGGGGAACATGGAAGACTCGGATTTGGAGATGATAAAAGCAGTAAGATGGTGCCTCAGCTAGTTCAGCTTCTATCCGGGGAGAATATCATTCAGGTGTCATGTGGTGGCACTCATTCCGTTGCGTTGACACGCGATGGTCGTATGTTTTCTGTAAGCATCAACAAACGCTTTAAACATGCAATTATTTTCTATTTTGACCAAAAGTAATTAGTGTTTTACTCTTGAAATCTATAACTGTTAGTTTGGGCGTGGAGATCATGGAAGATTAGGATATGGTAAAAAGGTGACAACAGGACATCCGTCAGAAGTACCTATCGACCTTCCCCCACCAAAAGACACTGGTGGCAGTGAACCAGGACAATGGGGTGCTAAATATGTGGCTTGTGGGGGCCGTCATACCCTTGCGATCGCAGAATGGCAACCTACTGACGCAGATGAGTTGATATGATATAATTACTTTTATTCTATTAGAATGTTGTTGATGGGATTGTATTATCTAATACATGAGTGTTATGTAAGTTGAGGCCTTACACATCTTGATTCAACGTTTGAAACAAGTGGTTGATGCAATGAAGATGTAAAACGTTGATGTTTATGAGTTAATATATTGCATTGGCACCAATAAACCTCTACCAATTCTAAATTAGATCAATTATCGATTAAGTTCAGAATTGTTTCTTGATTTAATCGGTTAGTAAAGTCAATCTTCTTTAGTTGTATAACGCGAGAATATTATATCATATGGGTCCATTCTTAGTACATGTCGGCCGCATAAGTCATAGGTTTAATAAACGCGATATGTTGCAAAATAATATTTTACATAacacactattttacatatgcttaattTTAGGTGTTGGGATTACACAAGGGTGTCTACAACTAGTGAACCAAGTGGAGGTTCAAACATGAGAAACAAAGTGCACAAAACCGAAATAAATATAGAGAAAATTACAAGTGATTTACAAGGATTCACATTTCGTTGGATCAGCGTGATCCCGTTCTGTTTACCATTTTCGGGTGTTGATGATGACGAATTGTCTAATTGTAGCGTTGGACATGTAAAATAGCCATACGCTATGCCAGTAAATGCAGATCCAAAATGTGTCCTGCAATAAACATAAACTAATTAACTATTGATTTAAAATAGTGATTATAAAGTTGTTATGTAACATTTAGATGTTGGCATAGGATTCTATCTCAGTATTGTATGCTTAACacaaaaaaagatgattaaaatagTGATTAAACTGATTAACTAACCAGTCATCAATTGGACCGAAAGTGGACAAAACAAAGCCAAGAGCAGTAGCAACAATTGCTTTCTGATACATGCTTTCGAAATCATCCTTTCCCATGGCTTCCTTATTTTGATATTGATATATCAGCCAAGCTCCAATTATACCAAACACTGGTCCCTGAACAATTAATAGTAAACGATTTAAACTAGTAAGATCGGATAAAGAAACTAGCTTTCGATTCAGGATACATAGATATAGATATTTCTTGTTTGCTTACTGTTCCACCAACAGTTGGATCAGGGGTGTGAAGAAAGCTGGTTAAGTTGCCTGAGAGTCCCCCAAGTATGTATATCAAGAAAAAGGTGAATGGACCATATGCTCTGCAAACTCGAGGCCCAAATGTGAGTAACGCCCAACAATCAAGTCCGATATGAAGAATCCCTGTGTGCTGCGATTATATTTTTAGATTTCAGATCAATATCGCACGATTTGATCGTTTGATGATCTTCATTTCATTCCGTGCATATTATGAGTTGTCAAGATGGGCATGTTAGGTAAAGGGTCAAAATAGTTTCCTGAAACGATCACTTTTTATCACATACGAAAATTGTCTGGGTTGGACTGGGAAGCAGTGCCGAATATTGGGACGTGCAAGATGTGCACTTGCATAGGGCCCAATTTCCAAAACGGCCCAAAAAATATATCCCAACAATATATATGTTTACATCATTTATTTATCAAGGTTTAattattaaaaactaaaaacttAAATCCTAAAATAGTTGTCACATTCTTGATTAGTCTTTTGTGTCTCCGTCCGATGTCAACGTCAACATTCCTCAGTTCATCTCTAAACTTGTGAGATATCAATTATTATTTTCTTATTGAACATGTCCATAATATTAACAGGACGGCTCTGGAGCAAGCTTGGTTATTTCTTAAATTTATATCTGGCTAAAATGTTAACTTAATGGTTAGGAAGTTATATGCATTAGAAACATACTTTGCTCAACTTTTAACATGTTTAACCCGTTTCCACTTTAGTTACTTTTTATAGATTAGGCCTTTGTGATAGGTTAATGAAAATAAGAAGGGCACGAACCCAGTCGTCAATCTTGTACCAGAAACATCGGTGTGAGCAGCCTCCACCATTCACCATATACGATCAAATGATTGATCTTCGCTCCATAAAGTGCAGGAAGCGAAAAAAGTTCTAGGTCAGAGTTTTTTATTGGGCTAGCAATCTCAAACAGATAAACCGCAATGTTTATGGAAGCCATCGTGCTTCTGCAACAAGACAAGATATTTGCCAAATTAATAAACACATACATAACTACATAAGTAAACAATCTGAAACAGTTTTTAAAAATGAGAGATGAATATGTTACATTATGTAGAGTCCAGAGGATTCATCGTATTCACTCTTCAAGCCTCGATGATCATCTACTTCTGCTTGCTCGGTTTTAACGAGATATTTTGTGGGGTTGGAAATTTGTTCTTTAATAGGAGATGTAATAAGATCATTATTTAAAGAATTTGGGgaatattgattattattactatcctccTTAAATTTCCCAAAGTAGGAATCCAATGATTTTAACTGCTTCTCTTTAGAACTAGACCTTGATATGAACGTCGAAGGTTTCTCCCTTTCCGATGCATTGACAGAAACATATCTTAAACGATTTGCAGATTTAAAGCAAACATACATATCTCGTACTCTGTGAATTGAAACTTCTTGATCTATGTTTACAATTCGATCTTTATTACACATTTTGAAACATATTGGAGCGGCTGCCATGTTCCTCTGAAAAAGACAAGTACATATCAATGAATAAACCAGTTTCAATCATGCTACATGCATACAGTGAACTCTCGGTTGGGACTTTGTAGAGACTAATAGGCCAAGTTGGAGACTGGTCGAACGTTGACTAACATTGACTATGACTCTATTTGACCGAATAAATCCGAATTTGACCAACTAAATTGAACTTTGGGGGATAGTCGAACTGCTCGGCCTGGTCAGAGACTTTTACAACCATTACGAAACTGACGTGGCACCTAAAACTTTTTTTCAGGTAACATTTATAACATGTTTATAAACTACTCATTATTTTTTGACAAGAACATTGTTTCCAAAAAAAGAACATTGTTTCCAGCATCAAAAGTCACTTTTATAAGGCAGAGTATAATTGTTATCACTGAATTCTCCTATATTTATACAAATTATGAACAAATGCACTATGTTGATATCTAAAGAGAAACACAATAAACGTGCTATATACAATAATTTGTGGGGACTTAATAAACAAGCAATAATATAcatgacacacacacacacgcggcagttataaacttacaatacataCAGATACATCATGCATATAAGTATATATTAGAAGAGGAAGAATGGAACGTATAACTGAAAATAGTAGGGACAAAAGATGTACTTACAGTGAGTTAAAGATGAGCTTTCTTAATTAATGTGGAAAATGTTGTtgagattatttattattattagtagtagcatTTAAAGGTTTAAATGGTAGAACATGAACTAAATAGAAACAAAGTTTAGGATGGATCTTATCTGTTGTTTATCCAATGAGCTGGTGCCACGTACCATTTGTATTGAATCTCCGCCGCTACTTGTGATTTTTGTAGGGCCAACAATTGGAAAAAAATCAGCCACCCGCGATTCGATTTAGACTCGTAATATGATTTAACGAATCAGGTGTATTCGGTGTTATCGTTAAGGTGTTCATGGTCCGGTCCCACTCGTAATACAGTAGTGTTTTGATAGTTCCGGAAAAAGTCAAATCATACCGGGCCATTTGAATCGTTTTCCGAACCGGAGCAAAGGGCATAAACGGTTCAGTTTAGTCAGATTTCAGTATTTTGTTTTTCAAGGgaatgaaaaagaaaataaaattttTTTAACACGATAACAATCATTTAAAGAAAGGGAGTTGATATATTCAACATAACTATATGTTGCAATGTACAAATGTAGAGTTATGTGAAAGTAGTAAAAAAGACATAGTCGGAACCAGAATTCGACAATTGAAATAGGtaaactaaataaaactaaaaGATGTCAACTTTATATGTATAATCCATTTTATTTGTTTTCATATTTATTTgtttaatacatatatacataactatTCTACGAAACTttagtaattattaaacaaaaaaatGCTACTATAAAATTTGCACTATGAAAGCTAATATGGCTTATCTATATAATTCATAAGTAAACTTAACGATGTGTTTTAGTTAATATTACTGGTGTTCAAGTTTAGAAGATAAGTGACACAAACAATTGGGATATATGAACACTTGAGGTAGACTAagttaaaataattaaatatgacatatatatttttttttatattagaatTTAGCTTATTAGGGGGAGACTGAGCACCCATCTGTCCCCTCCTGTCTACGCTACTGAAAAAAGATGATTGATATATATTAATATCTTTAAAGAAAACTCCAATAAActaaaaataatactccgtaatcaaatcaaatcaaatttaAAATCAAAACGAAATTAAGAGGCTGTTTACCTTTTTTCTGTAGTAAGTCTTGTTTTTATTTGCCTCTTAATGAGAAGTGTGTGATATGACTCCTAGAAACATATCAATTTTCAGATTAAAGAGTTGTTTAATTTTACTCAATGATCTGTTATTGTACATCTCTTAATTCAGTAAGTAAAATTGTAGTTTCTTTACCACTTAATCTGAATTTTGATATGTTTCTAGGAGACATAGAAATCAGACATCCATTTCCACTAAGAGTCAAATGAAAATAGAATTTAATACATAAATAAGTAAACAACCCCAACGTGATAAATAAGCAACAAGTTTAATTATTGAATTACTGAATTAAGAGCAGTATAAAAACAGATTACTAAGTTGAAATAACATGTCCTAATACTCTGTAATTTACTACGCCCACTCGCAACAATGACACCCTTACTCCCCATGACATGCTACATCAACATTTTCTTTTCATTTCATCTTGTCACATAACATCTATCACATACTTTCTCACTGGCCACACAATTACTTATTTTAATATTTaaacttagtattattattttttttataagtttatagttttctattatttattattatcataaaatcgtattatttatatttatattattaatattttgtaaaaaaatataattattcaAATTTCATCATTTAAAATAGCGTTACAAGAATTTAAAAATTACAATTacttttaaaacaataataaacTAAAACATAACTAAAAAACataaaactactcgtcgtcgttatCTTTATATTCATCTTCGTCTTTGAGAACGTCTTGGGTAGTGTTGGAAGGTCCCGTTTCAACTTCACGTCGAATACGAAAATTAGATGAAATATTTTAAATGTGTTCAATAAGCTTATGTCGAAGTAGATGATGGATTATTAAATATAGAATTTCTTTGTCCGTTCGAATATGCGTTTCAACCCTCTCTTAGACTGGTCTTCGTGGACGACTTACTGGTGTGTAAATCTCCTCAAGTGCACACATTGCACGTTTGTTGTCTTTCGCGATCACATGTACAATATAACACAAGTGAACACAATTCTTCGAGTAATGTTGATATCATATTTTCGTCACTTGTTTTTATTGATTTTCCAACGAACTTGTAACACTCTGAATGCTCGTTCGATACCTTTTCATGCAAATACTTGAAACCTCTTGAATTTTGATATTTTGGGGTTATGCGGGCTTTTAAACGATTTTTATTAGTGTCGATCAATGGAGATAAATTCCGGCAGCAAGATAATACCCGTTATTAAAGTTACACCAAGTATCTTCAAGTAACTCTTTAAGTAAATTCGAGGTCAAGTTGTCACCTG
This genomic interval carries:
- the LOC139896517 gene encoding ultraviolet-B receptor UVR8-like; protein product: MAVNHNTAVIAWGSGEDGQLGLGDNEEKEWISPVTSLNSVTVTSVVAGSRNSLAVCDDGKLFMWGWNQRGTLGHQPSTKTENVPSQVKALDSVKIVQAAIGGWHCLAVDDQGRAYAWGGNEYGQCGEELEKKGESGRTLRRDILIPQRCASNLSVRQVAAGGTHSVVLTYGGHVWTWGQPWPPGDIKQISTPVRLQGLEKVKLIAVGAFHNLALVEEGNLWVWGNNEYGQLGTGDTQPRSQPVPVQGLSGVKLVDVAAGGWHSTALTEDGEVYGWGRGEHGRLGFGDDKSSKMVPQLVQLLSGENIIQVSCGGTHSVALTRDGRMFSFGRGDHGRLGYGKKVTTGHPSEVPIDLPPPKDTGGSEPGQWGAKYVACGGRHTLAIAEWQPTDADELI
- the LOC139896518 gene encoding RHOMBOID-like protein 9, chloroplastic, producing the protein MAAAPICFKMCNKDRIVNIDQEVSIHRVRDMYVCFKSANRLRYVSVNASEREKPSTFISRSSSKEKQLKSLDSYFGKFKEDSNNNQYSPNSLNNDLITSPIKEQISNPTKYLVKTEQAEVDDHRGLKSEYDESSGLYIISTMASINIAVYLFEIASPIKNSDLELFSLPALYGAKINHLIVYGEWWRLLTPMFLHTGILHIGLDCWALLTFGPRVCRAYGPFTFFLIYILGGLSGNLTSFLHTPDPTVGGTGPVFGIIGAWLIYQYQNKEAMGKDDFESMYQKAIVATALGFVLSTFGPIDDWTHFGSAFTGIAYGYFTCPTLQLDNSSSSTPENGKQNGITLIQRNVNPCKSLVIFSIFISVLCTLFLMFEPPLGSLVVDTLV